From Pyrenophora tritici-repentis strain M4 chromosome 1, whole genome shotgun sequence, the proteins below share one genomic window:
- a CDS encoding TehA, Tellurite resistance protein and related permease, producing MSTGGLAIALGETPHQFHGLYHIGLTLYIINVVLFLLITLLTLLRLTLHPNHVLASLTHPSESLFISALPLSLSVLLAGLQIYTVTRNPSPASPWLLNLIYTLYIIYTVLSLITSTTHTYFLIAHSPVRPIPHTPALFLPGYSAMLTGTVASVIAPSQPPQRAALVVLTGVAWQGFGWCVSFLAVGMYLKSLLDTGLPGKKMRPGMFIPVGAAAYSIVALVGLAAGGVPAADAGAGGFFDKYPLARDALVPVAVFVGLFLLGLR from the exons ATGAGCACAGGCGGTCTCGCCATAGCCCTGGGAGAAACACCACACCAATTCCACG GCCTCTACCACATCGGTCTAACACTCTACATCATAAACGTcgtcctcttcctccttATCACCCTACTAACCCTCCTGCGCCTAACCCTCCACCCCAACCATGTCCTAGCATCCCTAACCCACCCCTCAGAATCCCTTTTCATATCCGCACTCCCCCTCTCCCTCAGCGTACTCCTCGCCGGTCTGCAGATATACACCGTCACACGTAATCCCAGCCCGGCGTCCCCTTGGCTCTTAAATCTAATCTACACCCTTTACATCATATACACTGTCCTCTCACTCATAACTTCTACAACACACACATACTTTCTCATCGCCCACAGCCCCGTTCGCCCTATCCCGCACACCCCCGCCCTCTTCCTCCCAGGCTACTCCGCAATGCTAACCGGCACCGTCGCCAGCGTCATCGCGCCGTCGCAGCCGCCCCAGCGCGCGGCCCTCGTCGTGCTGACCGGCGTCGCGTGGCAGGGCTTCGGATGGTGTGTATCGTTCCTCGCCGTGGGCATGTATCTAAAATCGCTCTTGGATACGGGACTGCCAGGGAAGAAGATGCGGCCTGGGATGTTTATCCCCGTGGGCGCGGCGGCGTATAGTATCGTTGCGCTTGTGGGGTTGGCGGCGGGCGGTGTTCCTGCTGCCGACGCTGGTGCAGGGGGGTTCTTCGACAAGTATCCCCTAGCGAGGGATGCGTTGGTTCCAGTGGCTGTTTTTGTGGGCTTGTTCTT GTTGGGTTTACGCTGA
- a CDS encoding ARA1, Aldo-keto reductase, related to diketogulonate reductase, with protein sequence MAPKNWTKETFTLNTGAKIPAIGLGTWQSKPGEVREAVKAALQGGYRHIDTALAYGNEKEVGEGIKDSGVPREEIWVTTKLDNPWHKRVEEGINSSLKSLGLDYVDLYLMHWPSSTDPDDLKKHYPDWDFKDTWAEMQKLPESGRVKNIGVSNFAIKNLEKLFADSRTKITPAVNQIELHPNNPSPKLLDYLKEKGIHATAYSCLGSTDSPLYKNEKLKKLAENKGKSVQQVLLMWGLQRGSSVIPKSVTASRIMGNFQLDGWELTDEEMKEINSLPERFKVCGDSWLPVKVFFDDDE encoded by the exons ATGGCACCAAAGAACTGGACCAAAGAGACCTTTACT CTCAACACTGGCGCAAAGATCCCAGCTATTGGTCTCGGAACCTGGCAGTCAAAGCCCGGTGAGGTTCGCGAGGCAGTCAAGGCCGCTCTCCAGGGAGGATACCGACACATCGACACCGCTCTTGCCTACGGCAACGAGAAGGAGGTTGGCGAGGGCATCAAAGACTCAGGTGTCCCCCGTGAGGAGATCTGGGTAACTACTAAGCTAGATAATCCTTGGCACAAGCGCGTGGAAGAGGGTATCAACAGCTCTTTGAAGAGCCTAGGCCTCGACTATGTTGATCTCTATCTCATG CATTGGCCTTCTTCAACTGACCCGGACGACCTTAAGAAGCACTACCCTGACTGGGACTTCAAGGATACCTGGGCAGAGATGCAGAAGCTCCCCGAGTCTGGCCGCGTGAAGAACATTGGTGTCTCCAACTTCGCCATCAAGAACCTAGAGAAGCTCTTTGCCGACTCTCGCACCAAGATCACACCTGCGGTCAACCAGATCGAACTCCACCCTAACAACCCTTC GCCTAAGCTCCTCGACTACCTCAAGGAGAAGGGTATCCACGCCACTGCGTACTCCTGCCTCGGATCCACCGACTCTCCCCTCTACAAGAACGAGAAGCTCAAGAAGCTCGCCGAGAACAAGGGCAAGTCTGTCCAACAGGTTCTGCTCATGTGGGGTCTTCAGCGCGGAAGCAGCGTCATCCCCAAGAGTGTCACAGCATCCCGCATCATGGGCAACTTCCAGCTCGATGGCTGGGAGCTGACTGACGAGGAGATGAAGGAGATCAACTCGCTACCTGAGCGCTTCAAGGTGTGCGGTGACTCTTGGCTACCTGTCAAGGTCTTcttcgacgacgacgagTAG
- a CDS encoding FucP, Fucose permease: MSRRPNTSEGSPLLNGDTETVPTQQDSLQRSPSNMPPSQTFKIAAAMYSFITLGLFNSSLGAVLPLLSRHYSLTDLHVSSIFLVGPLGYVLAAQCSDTIHYRFGQRGIAVAGPVFQILSTTFAAAHPAFGWVLCAFAAQGLGTGLLDGSWCAWAGSMERANTVSGLLHGSYSVGGAVGPFLVTLLASGGRAWWEWYYILAGASTLSFIVLVAAFRHEDATAYRQSKRSSVVGVEIDAKAMFRHRATWFCAAYFLTYVGTETAISGWVVSFMWRYRHSSLTQSGLTSSGYWIGMAVGRLTLGFATDRIGVRRATMLYFCVAIALEALFAVVASSAVSVVIMVMLGFIMGPLFPSGVVVLTRLLPGELHVAAVSFVASLGQVGGALLPFAIGAVVDGLGIGVFRFAILVQTILSLFIWIAFARLRPALQPVHTARLED; the protein is encoded by the exons ATGTCGCGCCGACCCAATACCAGCGAAGGCTCTCCTCTACTAAATGGCGATACCGAAACTGTTCCCACTCAACAGGATAGTCTCCAAAGATCACCCTCCAACATGCCGCCAAGCCAAACTTTCAAAATCGCTGCAGCAATGTACTCCTTCATCACCCTCGGCCTCTTCAACTCCTCCCTCGGCGCCGTCCTCCCCCTCCTCTCCCGCCACTACAGCCTAACTGACCTGCACGTCTCctccatcttcctcgtcggcCCCCTCGGTTACGTGCTCGCCGCCCAATGCAGCGACACTATCCACTACCGCTTCGGGCAGCGGGGCATCGCTGTCGCAGGGCCTGTGTTTCAGATTCTGTCGACTACGTTTGCGGCGGCGCATCCAGCCTTTGGATGGGTGTTGTGTGCTTTTGCGGCGCAGGGACTGGGGACCGGGCTGCTGGATGGGAGTTGGTGTGCGTGGGCGGGGAGTATGGAGAGGGCGAATACGGTGTCTGGGTTGTTGCACGGGAGTTATAGTGTTGGTGGGGCTGTGGGACCGTTTTTGGTGACGCTGTTGGCGTCTGGGGGGAGGGCGTGGTGGGAGTGGTATTATATTCTG GCTGGCGCTTCGACATTGTCGTTTATCGTCCTTGTTGCTGCTTTTCGACATGAAGATGCGACTGCTTATCGTCAAAGTAAACGTTCATCCGTCGTCGGTGTGGAGATTGATGCCAAAGCCATGTTCAGGCACCGTGCTACTTGGTTTTGTGCAGCCTATTTCCTCACCTACGTTGGAACGGAGACAGCTATCTCTGGATGGGTAGTTTCCTTCATGTGGCGATACCGACACTCGAGTTTAACTCAGTCTGGACTTACCTCTTCGGGATATTGGATTGGCATGGCTGTTGGACGACTAACCTTGGGCTTTGCTACTGACAGAATTGGTGTGCGTCGAGCAACAATGTTGTATTTCTGTGTTGCCATTGCTCTCGAAGCGCTTTTCGCTGTGGTGGCATCATCTGCTGTCTCGGTGGTTATCATGGTCATGCTTGGCTTCATCATGGGTCCGTTGTTTCCGTCTGGTGTAGTGGTACTTACGCGGTTGCTGCCGGGAGAGTTGCACGTCGCAGCAGTCTCTTTTGTAGCTTCACTGGGGCAAGTTGGAGGTGCTTTGTTGCCTTTTGCCATTGGAGCTGTTGTGGACGGCTTGGGTATTGGCGTGTTCCGATTTGCAATTCTGGTCCAGACCATACTGTCACTCTTCATATGGATTGCTTTTGCCAGACTCCGCCCAGCTCTGCAACCTGTACATACGGCACGTCTTGAGGATTGA
- a CDS encoding vacuolar protein sorting-associated protein 26B-A, translating to MSYFFSTPVDIDIVLEDLDDRSAVDVKLDKNRKEKVPLYLDGESVKGQVTVRPKDGKRLEHTGIKVQFIGTIEMFFDRGNHYEFLSLGQELAAPGELQHPQTFDFNFKNVEKQYESYNGINVKLRYFVRVTVSRRMADVVREKDLWVYSYRIPPETNSSIKMDVGIEDCLHIEFEYSKSKYHLKDVIVGRIYFLLVRLKIKHMELSIIRRETTGAAPNQYNESETLVRFEIMDGSPSRGETIPIRLFLGGFDLTPTFREVNKKYSTRYYLSLVLIDEDARRYFKQSEIVLFRQAPEGLTLAQEQNKLMAVS from the exons ATGTCCTACTTCTTCTCCACCCCGGTCGATATCGACATTGTGCTCGAGGACCTAGACGACCGCTCTGCTGTTGATGTCAAGCTGGACAAGAACCGCAAGGAAAAGGTGCCGCTATATCTCGATGGCGAGTCGGTCAAGGGCCAGGTGACGGTCCGTCCTAAAGATGGAAAGCGCCTGGAGCATACCGGAATCAAAGTGCAATTCATCGGCACTATTG AAATGTTCTTCGATCGCGGCAACCACTACGAGTTTCTCTCCCTTGGCCAAGAGTTAGCGGCCCCCGGCGAGCTCCAACACCCGCAGACGTTCGACTTCAACTTTAAAAATGTCGAAAAGCAATACGAGTCGTACAATGGCATCAACGTGAAGCTGCGCTACTTTGTGCGCGTCACCGTGTCGCGGAGGATGGCAGATGTCGTCAGAGAGAAGGACCTGTGGGTGTACTCGTACCGGATACCACCCGAGACGAATAGCTCCATCAAGATGGACGTCGGTATTGAGGACTGTCTGCACATTGAGTTTGAATACTCAAAGTCGAAATACCATCTCAAGGACGTTATTGTTGGCAGAATATACTTCCTTCTCGTACGATTAAAGATCAAGCACATGGAACTGTCCATCATACGGAGAGAAACAACAGGAGCGGCGCCCAACCAATATAATGAGAGCGAGACATTGGTGCGGTTCGAGATCATGGACGGCTCTCCGTCGCGAG GCGAGACAATCCCCATCAGGTTGTTCTTGGGCGGCTTCGACCTGACTCCCACATTCCGTGAAGTCAACAAGAAGTATTCGACCCGATACTATCTCAGCCTAGTACTCATCGACGAAG ACGCTCGAAGATATTTCAAGCAGTCCGAGATTGTACTATTCCGGCAGGCTCCAGAAGGCTTGACCTTGGCACAGGAGCAGAACAAGTTAATGGCCGTTTCATGA
- a CDS encoding Nefa-Nip30-N multi-domain protein — MSSGFVSGGKAGEETERDDEWKRAQQEIEDARRAKAELAKQQDGKSLFEVLQANKDKKQAEFEEKARYKLHVALDDEEADYLDSVLEKKRLEEARVRKETSEQLELFRRQREEEERKARGLEEQSSEAPQDEDAGQWAAVGRKRKKAPETGLLKGVKLRKSSSVPEGNKPTEKANATAPSTTSSEMTTESSVTPPVNTTKPSSVPPSKTANLLSLGLGYASSDED, encoded by the coding sequence ATGTCTTCTGGGTTTGTCAGCGGCGGCAAAGCTGGCGAGGAAACGGAGCGCGACGATGAGTGGAAGAGGGCTCAGCAGGAAATTGAGGACGCCAGACGCGCAAAAGCCGAGTTAGCAAAACAACAAGACGGAAAATCGTTATTCGAGGTGTTGCAAGCCAACAAAGACAAGAAGCAAGCCGAGTTTGAAGAGAAGGCCCGTTACAAGTTACACGTGGCCCTTGATGACGAAGAAGCCGACTATCTGGACTCTGTCCTGGAGAAGAAGCGCCTAGAGGAAGCAAGGGTCAGGAAAGAGACGTCAGAGCAATTGGAACTGTTCCGCAGACAGcgcgaagaagaagagagaaaagcGCGAGGTCTAGAAGAGCAGAGTTCAGAGGCGCCACAGGATGAAGACGCTGGACAGTGGGCAGCTGTTGGGCGGAAGAGGAAGAAAGCTCCTGAGACCGGTCTACTAAAGGGTGTTAAGTTAAGGAAATCGAGTTCTGTGCCAGAAGGCAACAAACCTACTGAGAAAGCGAACGCGACCGCACCTTCTACTACGAGTAGTGAAATGACCACGGAAAGCTCTGTAACACCACCAGTCAACACTACCAAACCTTCATCGGTGCCTCCATCAAAGACCGCGAATCTTCTTTCACTCGGGCTCGGTTATGCGTCATCGGACGAGGACTAG
- a CDS encoding GntK, Gluconate kinase has product MMQTMEQSPPKPIQYVSPPTPPASNTGSPSSKSAVVLSESSPTEMAIAHHHHILIVTGPAGCGKSTIAQHLSDRYGFDYIEGDEFHPQANIDKMAAGIPLNDEDRWDWLILLRDQALTKLKHGSKGVVVTCSALKKKYRDVIRTARLYDEDPNANVHFVYLRSDKETLLARVRARKGHYMKDAMVESQFAALEEPDETECKQLKDVEIIEVKGSIQDVQDLAGAAVDKILAQ; this is encoded by the exons ATGATGCAAACGATGGAGCAATCACCGCCAAAGCCCATACAATATGTTTCGCCGCCCACTCCCCCAGCCTCCAACACGGGCTCACCATCATCAAAATCCGCAGTTGTTCTTAGCGAATCATCACCGACCGAGATGGCTATTGctcaccaccaccacatTCTTATTGTTACGGGCCCAGCTGGCTGCGGCAAGAGTACTATCGCGCAACATTTGTCGGATCGATATGGCTTCGACTACATCGAAGGCGATGAG TTCCACCCACAAGCGAACATTGACAAGATGGCTGCTGGAATTCCGCTAAATGACGAGGACCGATGGGACTGGCTTATCCTTCTACGAGACCAAGCGCTCACCAAGTTGAAGCATGGGTCCAAGGGTGTCGTTGTCACTTGCAGTGCACTCAAGAAGAAGTACCGCGACGTCATCCGAACCGCCCGACTCTACGATGAAGACCCAAATGCCAATGTCCACTTTGTGTACCTCCGCTCCGACAAGGAAACCCTCCTCGCCCGCGTGCGCGCCAGGAAAGGACATTACATGAAGGACGCCATGGTGGAGAGCCAGTTCGCTGCGCTTGAGGAGCCTGACGAGACGGAATGCAAGCAGCTCAAGGATGTGGAAATCATCGAAGTCAAGGGCAGCATACAAGACGTCCAGGACCTGGCTGGTGCTGCCGTTGACAAGATCCTGGCGCAATAG
- a CDS encoding GlcD, FAD-FMN-containing dehydrogenase yields MGIFAGIIVAILFSVPSVATITAGSRRSSGEKVACSKLKTRYPDNTFLPGTSGYAYETQDPYWSATVYSTPSCVFVPQNAQQVSFAVTTFTLTKSKFAMRGGGHMPIPGYNGIDSSGVLLSSSNLTTLSLSANKSIVSVEPGNRWRDVYAYLKPFGLAAVGGRVGHVGVPGLLLGGGISFYSSQFGFASDNVAKYQCVLSSGLIVEATATNAYSDLFWALRGGGNSFCIVTRFDLRSVEGSTVHIGIAQFNQSQVQGYLDGVHDFGKYGGFADPKAAIIPTILTFPAANLTVYAAAKFYNSVINDPEVFENFTAPKLIPVADSYTLQPLSDYIAATDALQPLGLRQEFRTMSSVVDRDAVQLIHDAFIAGVNNKLSNMTNLQASVTFQPVSKDFVSHSAKTGGNPQGIDVSKAPFFWMVENFTWTSASDDTKVRAAADEITASINGLLEAKLYNAQYLYMNDAGKGQPVFQSYPATNLRKLKAIRSKYDPFRVYTDLMPGGWKVAHT; encoded by the exons ATGGGGATTTTTGCAGGAATTATAGTTGCTATACTCTTTTCTGTGCCATCGGTCGCCACAATCACTGCTGGGTCACGTCGCTCCAGTGGTGAAAAGGTCGCTTGCTCCAAGTTGAAGACTCGGTACCCCGATAATACGTTCTTGCCTGGGACTTCAGGCTACGCATATGAAACTCAAGATC CTTATTGGTCGGCAACGGTGTACAGCACACCCTCATGCGTTTTTGTGCCACAAAACGCTCAACAGGTTTCTTTTGCAGTTACTACATTCACACTCACAAAATCCAAATTTGCTATGCGTGGCGGCGGGCACATGCCAATTCCAGGATACAATGGTATCGATAGCTCTGGCGTATTGCTGTCTTCCTCTAACCTCACTACGCTTTCTCTTTCAGCAAACAAGTCTATCGTTTCTGTCGAACCTGGTAACCGATGGAGAGATGTCTACGCCTACCTGAAGCCATTTGGACTTGCAGCAGTTGGTGGCCGTGTGGGTCATGTGGGTGTCCCGGGCTTGTTGCTTGGAGGAGGCATCTCATTCTACTCTTCGCAATTTGGCTTTGCCTCGGACAATGTCGCTAAATATCAG TGTGTCTTGTCAAGCGGTCTAATCGTGGAAGCGACAGCGACAAATGCATACTCTGACCTCTTCTGGGCCTTGAGGGGAGGCGGCAATTCATTCTGTATCGTCACCCGATTTGATCTCCGATCGGTCGAGGGCAGCACAGTACACATCGGTATTGCACAATTCAATCAGTCCCAGGTACAGGGCTATCTGGACGGCGTGCACGACTTTGGAAAATACGGTGGTTTTGCAGACCCCAAGGCTGCCATCATACCGACTATCCTAACCTTTCCCGCCGCAAACCTGACCGTTTACGCGGCTGCAAAATTCTACAACTCCGTTATCAACGACCCGGAAGTGTTCGAGAACTTCACTGCACCAAAACTTATCCCAGTCGCCGATTCTTACACACTGCAGCCTTTATCGGATTACATCGCAGCTACAGATGCGTTGCAGCCTCTAGGACTACGCCAAGAGTTCCGGACCATGTCTTCTGTGGTTGATCGAGATGCGGTTCAGCTTATTCACGATGCGTTCATCGCAGGCGTGAACAATAAGCTGTCGAATATGACAAATCTCCAGGCTTCGGTAACATTTCAACCTGTCAGCAAAGACTTCGTTTCACACAGCGCTAAGACGGGAGGCAACCCACAAGGCATCGATGTTTCCAAAGCGCCATTTTTCTGGATGGTCGAGAACTTTACTTGGACCTCGGCGAGCGATGATACCAAGGTACGCGCTGCTGCTGATGAGATTACAGCGAGTATAAACGGCTTGCTCGAGGCCAAGTTGTACAATGCTCAGTATCTCTATATGAACGACGCAGGGAAAGGTCAGCCAGTCTTTCAGAGTTATCCAGCTACTAATCTGAGGAAGCTGAAAGCCATTCGAAGCAAGTACGATCCTTTTAGGGTTTACACCGATCTGATGCCTGGTGGTTGGAAGGTTGCCCATACCTGA